A stretch of the Fusobacterium varium genome encodes the following:
- a CDS encoding putative phage virion morphogenesis protein gives MDVKFKSNSSIVIKGMEKLKNTSIKTQSLMLEIAEDMKSKVDMRFRQSKTPEGEQWEPLKESTISRRRKRSSKPLSDTGALKGSINSKATAKTAIVGTNKKYAAYQQYAVAKGELGETDVEETVREHIRNRRGRSEKVRTHTRRRKVVTPWGDKPGRAFIGFSSSQRRTYAKKIKEYLKGGRNA, from the coding sequence ATGGATGTAAAGTTTAAAAGTAACTCCAGTATAGTGATAAAAGGTATGGAAAAACTTAAAAATACTTCTATAAAAACTCAATCATTAATGCTGGAAATAGCAGAAGATATGAAAAGTAAGGTTGATATGAGATTTAGACAATCTAAAACACCAGAAGGAGAGCAATGGGAACCTTTAAAAGAAAGCACAATATCAAGAAGAAGAAAAAGATCATCAAAACCTTTAAGTGATACAGGAGCATTGAAGGGAAGCATTAATTCTAAAGCAACAGCTAAAACAGCAATAGTAGGAACTAATAAAAAGTATGCAGCGTATCAACAGTATGCAGTTGCAAAAGGAGAACTAGGAGAAACAGATGTAGAAGAAACAGTAAGAGAACATATCAGAAATAGGAGAGGAAGAAGTGAAAAGGTAAGAACTCATACAAGAAGAAGAAAGGTTGTTACACCATGGGGAGATAAACCAGGTAGAGCATTTATAGGGTTTTCAAGTAGTCAAAGAAGAACATACGCAAAGAAAATAAAAGAATATTTAAAAGGAGGAAGAAATGCCTAA
- a CDS encoding putative phage head morphogenesis protein: MRKIKKEFMLSVVTELFKGIPSDSSDLTSDFIKKLLKDIDITSALQKLERAVSGRKLLPISKKVESLELEKEIQERFSGIKFNRIVNHLITARYFGYSCFEIIYNSDFSIEALIPIPFEYISYSDKKWKLKIGSEEMELNRDKFLLSIHKWNPAMPTGKSIFESCQQSFLNKELYENQLRGLSKKYGSVIPVYPVDINSTKAERDEIAKSIEKPEGMISIAVPVRSPSREFDLNKAIQFIKLSDLDPKIYTELENREKEKLVQNILGSTLTMDNGGGTGSYSLGEIHKEGFDEVVEEICKFVTDSLFQLLEIDSKYHGYNPKDFEFTLEKIFTEEEKIAREKQQEELKTVKLDNLQKLSSTGYKVTAEYISEHLGISPEFLIEKPEQIYANGIGAEFSKKKLDDLFEENKERVLAFEETISPGIKDFTETLTKQLKEKFKEIKNINDLESFSFDLSELKEKMIITYLKGYIDELENPLMEFSSDEKDPFNLPFSKAINWFIKKFPILYDHLDDITKKVNETFFYIKRSLELETTRTLYNNLLDNLSNGGTFKDWVETSKTILDKTGLGDSPWYLELVYRNNMQSSYNAGAFYNQELNKKNKPYGLYDAIDDERTSEICQILNGKVYPLDHPFWNRYLPPNHHGCRSKRITLSREELEEYGLTVSKTITKEIKELKNKMGNFYGTQVLGIKKAIKQKEKEIEEMKNQLKLKI; this comes from the coding sequence GTGAGAAAAATAAAAAAAGAATTTATGTTATCAGTAGTTACTGAGCTTTTTAAAGGAATACCAAGTGACAGCAGTGATTTAACAAGTGATTTTATAAAAAAGCTTTTGAAAGATATAGATATAACCTCAGCTCTACAGAAGCTTGAAAGAGCAGTATCAGGGAGAAAATTACTTCCAATAAGTAAAAAAGTAGAATCTTTAGAATTAGAAAAGGAAATTCAAGAAAGGTTTTCAGGAATAAAGTTTAATAGAATTGTAAATCATTTAATAACTGCTAGATATTTTGGATATAGTTGTTTTGAAATAATTTATAACTCAGACTTTAGCATAGAAGCATTAATTCCAATACCCTTTGAGTATATTTCATACTCAGATAAAAAATGGAAATTAAAAATAGGTTCTGAAGAAATGGAGCTTAATAGAGATAAGTTTTTATTAAGTATTCATAAATGGAATCCAGCAATGCCGACAGGAAAAAGTATATTTGAAAGCTGCCAACAATCATTTCTGAATAAAGAATTATATGAAAATCAATTAAGAGGTTTATCAAAAAAATATGGATCTGTTATTCCTGTTTATCCTGTAGATATAAATAGTACAAAAGCAGAAAGAGATGAGATAGCTAAAAGTATTGAAAAGCCAGAAGGGATGATTTCAATAGCAGTTCCAGTAAGATCACCAAGTAGAGAGTTTGATTTAAATAAAGCTATCCAATTTATAAAACTCTCAGATTTGGATCCAAAGATATATACAGAACTTGAAAACAGAGAAAAGGAAAAACTGGTGCAAAATATATTAGGTTCTACTTTAACAATGGATAATGGTGGAGGAACAGGTTCATATAGTTTAGGAGAAATTCATAAAGAAGGATTTGATGAAGTAGTAGAAGAAATATGTAAATTTGTTACAGATTCACTGTTTCAGCTGCTAGAGATAGATTCAAAATATCATGGATATAATCCTAAAGATTTTGAATTTACATTAGAAAAAATATTTACAGAAGAAGAGAAAATAGCAAGGGAAAAGCAGCAGGAAGAACTTAAAACAGTGAAATTAGATAATCTGCAAAAGTTATCAAGTACAGGTTATAAGGTTACAGCAGAATATATTTCAGAACATTTAGGAATCTCTCCAGAATTCCTTATAGAAAAGCCAGAACAAATATATGCAAACGGAATAGGAGCAGAGTTCAGTAAAAAAAAACTAGATGATCTATTTGAAGAAAATAAAGAAAGAGTTTTAGCATTTGAAGAAACCATTTCTCCTGGAATAAAAGATTTTACTGAAACTTTAACTAAGCAACTTAAAGAAAAATTTAAAGAAATAAAAAATATAAATGACTTAGAAAGTTTCTCATTTGATTTGAGTGAACTAAAAGAAAAAATGATTATAACTTATTTAAAAGGCTATATAGATGAATTAGAAAATCCATTGATGGAATTTTCATCTGATGAGAAAGATCCTTTTAATTTACCATTTAGCAAAGCGATAAATTGGTTTATAAAGAAATTTCCTATTCTGTATGACCATCTAGATGATATTACTAAAAAAGTAAATGAAACATTCTTTTATATTAAAAGAAGTTTGGAATTAGAAACAACAAGAACTCTATATAATAATCTTTTAGATAATTTAAGTAATGGAGGTACATTTAAAGATTGGGTAGAGACTAGTAAAACAATTTTAGATAAAACTGGATTAGGAGATAGTCCATGGTATTTAGAGCTGGTATATAGAAATAATATGCAGAGTTCATATAATGCAGGAGCATTCTATAATCAAGAACTTAATAAGAAAAACAAACCTTATGGATTGTATGATGCAATAGATGATGAAAGAACATCTGAAATATGCCAAATTTTAAATGGAAAAGTTTATCCATTAGATCATCCATTTTGGAATAGATATCTTCCACCTAATCATCATGGATGCAGAAGTAAAAGAATTACATTGAGTAGAGAAGAACTTGAAGAGTATGGATTAACAGTTTCTAAAACAATAACTAAAGAAATAAAAGAGCTTAAAAATAAAATGGGAAATTTTTATGGAACACAAGTATTAGGAATAAAAAAAGCAATAAAGCAAAAAGAGAAAGAAATAGAAGAAATGAAAAATCAATTAAAATTAAAAATATAG